The Cricetulus griseus strain 17A/GY chromosome 9, alternate assembly CriGri-PICRH-1.0, whole genome shotgun sequence genome has a segment encoding these proteins:
- the LOC113838619 gene encoding zinc finger protein 420-like, with product MKLYRYKECGKSFTNGSDLKVHQRIDTGMKQYKCNKCGKSFTKGSDLKDHEIIHTGEKPYKCKDCGKSFMTGSSLHSHQRKHDGEKPYKCKECGKSFTKGSTLQVHQRIHTGEKPYKCKECGKTFTQSSTLQVHQRIHTGMKPYKCTECGKSFVQVLHLHIHQRIHTGEKPYKCNECGKFFLKGSSLRSHQRIHTGEKPYKCKECGKSFTQGSTLQVHQRIHTGEKPYKCNECGKSFMKGSILHDHQRIHTGEKPYKCKECGKSFTQHSNLQVQ from the coding sequence ATGAAACTTTACAGATATAAAGAATGTGGGAAGTCCTTCACCAATGGCTCAGATCtcaaagttcatcaaagaatagaTACTGGGATGAAacaatataaatgtaataaatgtgGAAAGTCCTTTACGAAAGGCTCAGATCTTAAAGATCATGAAataatacatactggagagaaaccatataaatgtAAAGACTGTGGAAAGTCCTTTATGACAGGCTCAAGCCTTCATTCTCATCAAAGAAAACACGATGGAGAAAAACCatataaatgtaaagaatgtggaaagtcCTTTACAAAAGGCTCAacacttcaagttcatcaaagaatacatactggagaaaaaccatataaatgtaaagaatgtggaaagaCTTTTACACAAAGTTCaactcttcaagttcatcaaagaatacatactggaatGAAACCTTATAAATGTACAGAATGTGGAAAGTCCTTTGTGCAAGTCTTACACCTTCacattcatcaaagaatacatactggagagaaaccatataaatgtaatgaatgtggaaAGTTCTTTTTGAAAGGCTCAAGCCTTCGTtctcatcaaagaatacatactggagagaaaccatataaatgtaaagaatgtggaaagtctTTTACACAAGGCTCaactcttcaagttcatcaaagaatacatactggagagaaaccatataaatgtaatgaatgtggaaAGTCCTTTATGAAAGGCTCAATACTTCATGATCATCagagaatacatactggagagaaaccatataaatgtaaagaatgtggaaagtctTTTACACAACACTCAAATCTTCAAGTTCAataa